The Seriola aureovittata isolate HTS-2021-v1 ecotype China chromosome 2, ASM2101889v1, whole genome shotgun sequence genome has a segment encoding these proteins:
- the trpc4apa gene encoding transient receptor potential cation channel, subfamily C, member 4 associated protein a, whose amino-acid sequence MATLLGSESPCTGGKRRNCNNNIVTKFTASKITGQGYSRGTQLPGGLLQERDKRAKWNGIPTLLQKLYESSHPNSDLSHAHNFLKVLSSHLSMEAMSFVTEDRKTAQESTFPNTYTFDLFGGVDLLVEILMRPTLTMQKKKPKMNDDLVKDCLSVLYNCCICTEGVTKSLAARDDFVLFLFTLMTNKKTFLQTATLIEDILGVKKEMIQLEGIPNLSGLVQSFDQQQLANFCRILSVTISEPDVGNDDKHTLLAKNAQQKRNASPSRAEVNQVTLLNIPGFIERLCKLATRKVSEATGANFLQELEDWYTWLDNALVLDALMQMATEDAEQSSTESSDESSLATSPLRHRLPQSMKIVHEIMYKVEVLYVLCVLLMGRQRNQVHKMLAEFRLIPGLNNLFDKLIWRKYTASNHVVHGQNENCDCSPEISFKIQFLRLLQSFSDHHENKYLLLNSQELNELSAISMKANIPEVEALVNTDRSLVCDGKKGLLTRLLAVMKREPPDSSFRFWQARAVESFLRGATSYADQMFLLKRGLLEHILFCIIDSGCTSRDVLQSYFDLLGELMKFNIDAFKRFNKYVNTPEKFQTFLTQINSSLVDSNMLVRCIVLSLDRFESQTEDVKVVEVLSECCLLSYMARVENRLSFLFRLITIINVQTLTQENVSCLNTSLVILMLARRKAKLPFYLNALREKEYAEKYPGCLLNNFHNLLRFWQRHYLNKDKDSTCLENSSCIPFSYWKETVSVLLGSDRTSLCAIASYIDEPFMDLDRDLLED is encoded by the exons CTCCCAGGAGGCCTGCTCCAGGAGAGAGATAAACGGGCCAAGTGGAATGGCATCCCTACTCTGCTGCAGAAGCTCTACGAGAGCAGCCATCCCAACAGTGACCTCTCCCATGCCCACAACTTTCTTAAG GTATTATCATCCCATCTCTCCATGGAGGCCATGTCTTTTGtcacagaggacaggaagacCGCTCAGGAATCCACCTTCCCCAACACATAcacctttgacctctttggTGGAGTTGAT CTGCTTGTGGAGATCTTGATGAGACCTACACTAACTATGCAGAAGAAAAAACCCAAAA TGAATGATGACTTGGTTAAGGACTGCCTTAGTGTTCTCTACAACTGTTGTATATGT ACGGAGGGGGTCACGAAGAGCCTGGCAGCGAGGGATGactttgttctgtttctcttcacccTGATGACAAACAAGAAGACCTTCCTACAGACTGCTACTCTAATTGAAGATATTCTTGGAGTCAAAAAG GAGATGATCCAGTTAGAAGGCATCCCCAACCTGTCAGGCCTGGTCCAAAGCTTTGACCAACAACAGCTGGCCAACTTCTGCCGCATCCTGTCTGTCACCATCTCAGAACCTGATGTAGGGAACGATGACAAGCACACCCTGCTCGCCAAAAATGCCCAGCAGAAACGCAATGCTAGCCCCTCACGGGCAGAGGTCAACCAGG TAACCCTGCTGAACATCCCTGGGTTCATTGAACGGCTGTGTAAGCTGGCCACTAGAAAGGTGTCTGAGGCCACAGGAGCGAACTtcctgcaggagctggaggactgGTACACATGGCTGGACAATGCTCTGGTGCTGGATGCCCTTATGCAGATGGCTACTGAGGACGCTGAACAAAGCAGTACAG AGTCATCAGATGAGAGTTCCTTGGCCACCAGCCCGCTGAGACATCGACTGCCCCAGTCCATGAAGATCGTCCATGAAATCATGTATAAAGTGGAAGTGCTCTATGTGCTATGTGTCCTTCTCATGGGCCGACAGAGGAACCAG GTGCACAAGATGCTGGCTGAGTTTCGTCTCATCCCAGGGCTCAATAACCTTTTTGACAAGCTAATCTGGAGGAAATACACTGCTTCAAATCATGTGGTGCACGGCCAGAATGAGAACTGCGACTGTAGTCCA GAAATTTCCTTCAAAATCCAGTTTTTGCGGCTACTCCAGAGTTTCAGTGATCACCATGA GAACAAGTACCTCCTGCTGAATAGCCAGGAGCTGAATGAACTGAGTGCCATATCCATGAAGGCTAACATCCCTGAGGTGGAAGCTCTGGTCAACACAGACAGAAGCCTAGTGTGTGATGGGAAGAAAGGCCTCCTCACACGCCTCCTCGCTGTCATGAAGAGGGAGCCTCCAGACTCCTCCTTCAG ATTCTGGCAGGCGAGGGCAGTGGAAAGTTTTCTCAGAGGAGCCACCTCCTATGCAGACCAAATGTTCCTCCTGAAGAGGGGATTACTAGAG CACATCCTGTTCTGTATCATAGATAGTGGCTGTACCTCCCGAGATGTCCTACAGAGCTACTTTGATCTTCTGGGAGAGCTCATGAAGTTCAACATTGATGCCTTCAAAAGATTCAACAAATATGTCAACACTCCAGAGAAG TTTCAGACCTTCCTGACGCAGATCAACAGCTCTTTGGTGGACTCTAACATGCTGGTGCGCTGCATTGTCCTGTCATTGGACCGCTTTGAGAGCCAGACTGAAGATGTCAAAG tggtGGAGGTACTGTCTGAGTGCTGCCTGCTGTCCTACATGGCCAGAGTTGAGAACAggctttccttcctctttcgACTGATCACGATCATCAACGTACAGACTCTCACACAG GAGAATGTGAGCTGTTTAAACACCAGTTTGGTGATCTTGATGCTGGCCAGAAGAAAGGCTAAACTGCCCTTCTACCTCAACGCCCTACGGGAGAAGGAATATGCTGAGAAGTACCCGGGCTGCCTGCTCAACAACTTCCACAACCTACTGCGCTTCTGGCAGCGCCACTACCTCAACAAGGACAAAGATAGCACCTGTCTGGAGAAT AGCTCCTGTATCCCCTTCAGCTACTGGAAGGAGACGGTGTCAGTGCTGCTGGGCTCAGACAGGACTTCTCTGTGTGCCATAGCGAGCTACATTGATGAGCCCTTCATGGATCTGGACAGAGACCTGCTGGAAGATTGA